The Lactuca sativa cultivar Salinas chromosome 2, Lsat_Salinas_v11, whole genome shotgun sequence genome includes a window with the following:
- the LOC111888273 gene encoding protein translocase subunit SECA2, chloroplastic-like, with the protein MKEKEFLKMFQMPIIEVPTNMANIRHDLPIQAFANARGKWEYVRAEVKSMFRVGRPVLVGTTSVENSDYLSALLRASKIPHNVLNARPKVAILSFGPNVNVNGIWFWVNNAAKYVGKSENKSWTYEKAKSIISESIEMSQSMGLDELQRLVEEQAEMYPLGPCIAIAYLSVLKDCEIHCFHEGLEVKRLGGLHVIGTSLHESRRIDNQLRGRAGRQGDPGSTRFMVR; encoded by the exons ATGAAA GAAAAGGAGTTCTTGAAAATGTTCCAGATGCCTATTATTGAAGTTCCCACAAATATGgcaaatattcgtcatgatttacctaTCCAAGCTTTTGCA AATGCTCGTGGTAAATGGGAATATGTTCGTGCAGAAGTTAAAAGCATGTTCAGAGTTGGTCGTCCTGTTTTAGTGGGGACCACTAG TGTCGAGAACTCAGATTATCTGTCTGCTTTGCTGAGGGCTAGCAAGATTCCCCACAATGTCCTCAATGCACGACCAAAG GTAGCTATTCTTTCATTTGGCCCTAACGTTAATGTGAATGGTATATGGTTTTGGGTAAATAACGCAGCTAAATACGTGGGCAAAAGTGAGAACAAGAGTTGGACATATGAGAAGGCAAAATCTATAATTTCAGAGTCAATTGAAATGAGCCAGTCAATGGGTTTAGATGAACTGCAAAGGCTTGTGGAAGAACAGGCAGAGATGTACCCTCTTGGTCCTTGCATTGCAATTGCCTATTTATCGGTTCTAAAGGACTGTGAGATTCATTGCTTTCATGAAGGATTGGAAGTCAAACGACTTGGTGGTCTCCATGTCATTGGGACATCTTTGCATGAGTCCCGAAGAATTGATAATCAG CTTCGTGGCAGAGCAGGAAGGCAAGGAGATCCTGGATCAACACGCTTCATGGTCAGGTAA